The following proteins are co-located in the Luteolibacter rhizosphaerae genome:
- a CDS encoding glycosyltransferase family 4 protein — protein sequence MPAIHAPLKVALLADAVLSSLDRGATGRPDGSAASWLPSCAEALTNREDLEITWISLVRGLSLRRESSRGRHRFIELPAFPVSVDTWLGYRVARRKLLTEIRVAAPDLVHVWGSESPYPSVLGFLSCPAVLSLNGVLATLNELNLLPTGRWWQRQAAFERVWLKQADAILVESEWTQKEVRSRLGEAKTFLAPYGVHPSFYGLEPSPDLETPYLLFAGTLSQGKGLDLLLDALELLSDRRWVCRIAGDGPLRATLISRRIPGVEWLGSLAWPEYQEVLRRASCLVLPTRADSHPNVVKEARVVGLPIITTRQGGQADYLIEGENALLLDHPDAASLARAMDAWMRDPQLLRATGEKGHREDRRRFESSATAAAFAGAYHAVAHLAGSKSN from the coding sequence GTGCCTGCGATCCACGCTCCGCTAAAAGTGGCCCTGCTTGCCGACGCTGTCCTCTCCTCGTTGGACCGCGGCGCCACAGGTCGCCCCGACGGCTCGGCCGCTTCGTGGCTGCCCTCTTGTGCGGAAGCCCTGACCAACCGGGAAGACCTTGAAATCACTTGGATCAGCTTGGTCCGCGGGCTTTCCCTTCGGAGGGAATCGTCTCGCGGGCGGCATCGTTTCATCGAGCTTCCCGCCTTCCCGGTTTCCGTCGATACGTGGTTGGGATATCGCGTCGCACGCCGGAAGCTCCTGACGGAAATCCGTGTTGCCGCCCCGGACTTGGTCCACGTCTGGGGAAGCGAGTCGCCTTATCCCTCCGTACTAGGCTTTCTCTCCTGCCCGGCAGTTCTTTCGCTCAACGGAGTCCTCGCAACGCTGAATGAACTGAATCTCCTGCCGACAGGCAGATGGTGGCAGCGCCAAGCAGCTTTTGAACGGGTCTGGCTGAAGCAGGCCGATGCAATCTTGGTAGAGTCGGAGTGGACGCAGAAGGAAGTCCGAAGTCGCTTGGGGGAGGCCAAAACCTTTCTCGCTCCCTACGGAGTCCATCCTTCATTCTATGGCTTGGAACCGAGCCCGGACCTCGAAACGCCCTATCTCTTGTTTGCCGGCACCTTGTCGCAAGGGAAGGGCTTGGATCTGCTCTTGGATGCGCTCGAGCTTCTCAGCGATCGCCGCTGGGTCTGCCGTATTGCGGGAGACGGTCCGTTGCGGGCGACCTTGATCTCGCGGCGGATTCCCGGCGTCGAGTGGTTGGGATCACTGGCTTGGCCTGAGTATCAGGAAGTTCTCCGCCGGGCATCCTGTCTCGTATTGCCGACAAGGGCAGACAGCCATCCGAACGTGGTGAAGGAGGCTCGCGTGGTCGGCCTCCCGATCATCACTACCCGTCAAGGTGGCCAAGCCGACTACTTGATCGAAGGCGAGAACGCGCTGCTCCTCGACCATCCAGATGCGGCCTCGCTCGCGCGAGCGATGGATGCATGGATGAGAGATCCCCAGCTACTTCGGGCCACAGGAGAAAAGGGCCACCGAGAGGACCGCAGACGTTTTGAAAGCAGCGCCACGGCGGCCGCCTTTGCCGGGGCCTACCATGCGGTAGCTCACCTCGCTGGCTCCAAAAGCAACTAA
- a CDS encoding glycosyltransferase family 4 protein produces MPFIVAAPHRTVCDDHARVLARHGLLKGYFSGNRRGTEGIPGELTYLNPLFGLFIMGTRRVLPGYTAEWLRAASHPLFDRWVGLDVKPGDHVISSYGYANRSFKKARSGGGKTFVDAGNSHPENFWNTVQEEHRRWGIRRPPYPPIWNRQGKRMLDDTDYILSPASYVTDSFLARGFKREQILHLPYPVDLSVFQPRTTLEIPESPIRVVCTGSVSLRKGMPYLLEAIRILRKERDAVLVLTDQVESSMKDILPRYADVPIEWTESLPHARLAEHLKKCHVFALLSLEDGFARTVTEALACGLPAVVSENTGAKDCVQPGVNGEVVPVRDPAAAATAILACHERQLRDGPPSPGNLLEDLSFAKFEHDFISGLQSLELA; encoded by the coding sequence ATGCCTTTCATCGTTGCTGCTCCCCATCGCACCGTCTGCGACGACCATGCCAGGGTCCTTGCCCGGCACGGTTTATTGAAAGGCTACTTCTCCGGAAACCGGAGGGGAACGGAAGGCATCCCCGGGGAACTCACCTACCTCAATCCGCTCTTCGGTCTTTTCATCATGGGCACGCGGAGGGTTCTTCCCGGCTACACGGCGGAATGGCTGCGCGCTGCAAGCCACCCTCTCTTCGATCGCTGGGTGGGTCTCGATGTGAAACCGGGGGACCACGTCATCTCCAGCTACGGCTACGCGAACCGGTCCTTCAAGAAGGCTCGCTCGGGGGGGGGGAAGACCTTTGTCGATGCGGGCAATTCTCATCCGGAGAACTTCTGGAACACGGTGCAGGAGGAGCATCGCCGCTGGGGAATCCGTCGTCCCCCTTACCCTCCCATCTGGAACCGCCAGGGTAAACGCATGTTGGATGACACGGACTATATCCTGAGTCCGGCCAGCTACGTTACGGATTCCTTCCTCGCCCGCGGCTTCAAGCGCGAGCAGATCCTCCATCTTCCTTACCCGGTTGATCTCTCTGTATTCCAGCCGCGCACGACCTTGGAGATTCCGGAGTCGCCGATCCGGGTGGTTTGCACCGGCAGCGTTTCCTTGCGGAAGGGCATGCCCTACTTGTTGGAGGCAATCCGGATCCTCCGGAAGGAACGCGATGCGGTACTGGTGCTGACCGATCAGGTGGAGAGCAGCATGAAGGATATCTTGCCGCGCTATGCGGATGTGCCGATCGAGTGGACGGAATCGCTGCCGCATGCCCGGCTCGCGGAGCATCTGAAGAAGTGCCATGTCTTCGCGCTGCTCTCCTTGGAGGACGGCTTCGCCCGCACCGTGACCGAGGCTCTCGCCTGCGGCCTGCCTGCGGTGGTTTCCGAGAACACCGGCGCGAAGGACTGCGTGCAGCCGGGTGTGAACGGTGAAGTGGTCCCGGTCCGGGATCCCGCGGCGGCGGCGACTGCGATCCTCGCTTGTCATGAGCGCCAGTTGAGGGACGGCCCTCCTTCCCCTGGCAATCTTCTGGAGGATCTATCCTTTGCGAAGTTCGAGCACGACTTTATCTCCGGGCTCCAATCCTTGGAGCTGGCCTGA
- a CDS encoding glycosyltransferase, translated as MRWFTCTPRNFPGDQGFFDRESGLLSRGFRALGVESMAVTLGPVRDGDLPQMLRASAEELASADWWRSHRLDGVVFYCWGDPEFQPISDAIVAAGIRLVSVSDTNGVFSPLSDWYGHLISAWHHQWQMPFLSKLTRTVLRITYFYTVGILKHDFPRARMMSTGNYFAAATPGSAERHRRFVRRLAGKDAASKVRFLPVPVNFHFGFDPSQTKHDEVVAVARWDDFSQKRPSLLMEVFERSARRRVNTLFRIFGQTPDFMRDWHASLLPELRSRIVLEGIQPNSLVSEAYRRARVMFVSAAYEGCHNASAEAICSGCSIVGASSPFLCALEWHASHESGTLTRDASPASLTEALCSELEIWDRGGRDPEKISRSWCTELHPERAAAAILALFGLEAGTPEPVSV; from the coding sequence ATGCGCTGGTTTACCTGCACACCCCGGAATTTTCCCGGCGATCAAGGCTTCTTCGATCGCGAGTCAGGGCTGCTTTCGCGCGGCTTCCGTGCCTTGGGCGTGGAGTCCATGGCGGTCACACTCGGCCCTGTGCGCGATGGCGATTTGCCGCAGATGCTCCGCGCCAGCGCAGAGGAACTCGCCAGTGCCGATTGGTGGCGCAGCCACCGTCTGGATGGGGTGGTCTTCTACTGCTGGGGAGATCCGGAGTTTCAACCGATCTCCGATGCAATCGTCGCCGCCGGGATTCGCTTGGTTTCCGTATCCGACACGAACGGCGTCTTTTCCCCCCTCTCCGATTGGTATGGGCATCTGATCAGTGCCTGGCATCACCAGTGGCAGATGCCCTTCCTCAGCAAGCTGACCCGGACGGTACTACGAATCACGTATTTTTATACGGTCGGAATCCTGAAGCACGATTTCCCGCGTGCACGGATGATGAGCACCGGGAACTACTTTGCAGCCGCCACCCCCGGGTCAGCCGAGCGTCACCGGCGCTTTGTCCGTCGGCTTGCGGGCAAGGATGCCGCCTCCAAGGTGCGCTTTCTCCCGGTACCGGTGAATTTCCACTTCGGCTTTGATCCCTCGCAAACCAAGCATGACGAGGTGGTCGCGGTGGCCCGCTGGGACGATTTCTCCCAGAAGCGCCCAAGCTTGCTTATGGAGGTGTTCGAGCGCAGCGCCCGGCGTCGGGTAAACACGCTCTTCCGCATCTTCGGTCAGACTCCTGACTTCATGAGGGACTGGCATGCCTCGCTGCTGCCAGAACTGCGCTCCCGCATCGTGCTCGAGGGGATTCAGCCTAACAGCCTGGTTTCGGAGGCCTATCGCCGCGCCCGTGTCATGTTCGTCAGTGCCGCCTACGAGGGCTGCCACAATGCTTCCGCGGAAGCGATCTGCTCCGGCTGCTCGATCGTCGGTGCAAGTTCTCCCTTCCTCTGCGCGCTGGAGTGGCATGCCAGCCATGAGTCCGGTACTCTGACCCGTGATGCTTCTCCCGCTTCCTTGACGGAGGCGCTGTGTTCCGAGTTGGAGATTTGGGACAGAGGTGGCCGTGATCCCGAGAAGATCAGCCGATCCTGGTGCACGGAGCTGCATCCGGAGCGCGCCGCCGCTGCCATCCTTGCACTCTTTGGCTTGGAAGCCGGAACCCCTGAACCCGTTTCCGTCTGA
- a CDS encoding putative sugar O-methyltransferase: MKQAIWDFFYRFFPKHGHRLLPDDHVYDWQKDQTLARGSVRSGEKSDYLKPDNPRLKELRERYAAHDRNATTPIVWSPGHVTEEDLRNFRGADIYVWQSGGLNYGLLAHVITYYYTLARDRLGLLAKLSDDPAFAVRLFEVDGRPVSRDLLDSVLEINLIDREIGLVGRSGLKVLDIGAGYGRLAHRMAEALPNLEQHICTDAVPESSFLCEYYLRHRGVEGKTRVALLDEIDSVLEASPVDVAVNIHSFSECSLEAIDWWAALLAKHRVPWLVVCPNAKHDGGRFLGVEDGRPFGPCIEKHGYELAKLVPKYDDPSVQAYGLDPSWFHIFRLKPGQ; encoded by the coding sequence ATGAAACAAGCCATCTGGGACTTCTTCTACCGCTTCTTTCCGAAGCACGGGCATCGTCTGCTGCCGGACGATCACGTGTATGATTGGCAGAAGGATCAGACCCTGGCGCGGGGCTCGGTCCGTAGCGGCGAGAAGAGCGACTACCTGAAGCCGGACAATCCGCGACTGAAGGAACTCCGCGAGCGCTATGCCGCCCATGACCGCAATGCAACCACCCCGATCGTGTGGAGTCCGGGCCACGTGACGGAAGAGGATCTGCGGAACTTCCGTGGCGCGGACATCTACGTGTGGCAATCCGGCGGCCTCAACTACGGTCTCCTGGCCCATGTGATCACCTACTACTACACCTTGGCTCGCGACCGTCTCGGTCTGCTTGCTAAGCTGAGCGACGACCCTGCCTTCGCAGTCCGGCTTTTCGAGGTGGACGGGCGGCCGGTGTCGCGGGATCTCCTGGACTCCGTGTTGGAGATCAACCTCATCGACCGCGAGATCGGTCTTGTCGGTAGATCCGGTCTGAAGGTCTTGGACATCGGTGCAGGTTACGGTCGCCTGGCCCACCGCATGGCTGAAGCCCTGCCCAATCTCGAACAGCACATCTGCACCGATGCCGTTCCGGAATCCAGTTTCCTCTGCGAGTACTACCTGCGCCACCGCGGTGTGGAGGGCAAGACGCGTGTGGCACTGCTGGATGAGATTGATTCCGTCCTGGAAGCGTCACCGGTGGACGTCGCCGTGAATATCCACAGTTTCTCGGAGTGCAGCCTCGAGGCGATCGATTGGTGGGCGGCGCTGCTGGCGAAGCACCGCGTGCCTTGGCTGGTGGTTTGCCCGAATGCGAAACACGACGGCGGTCGCTTCCTCGGCGTGGAGGATGGAAGACCCTTCGGTCCTTGCATCGAGAAGCACGGTTACGAGCTAGCCAAGCTCGTTCCCAAGTACGATGATCCTAGTGTTCAGGCGTATGGGCTGGATCCGAGCTGGTTTCACATCTTCCGTCTGAAGCCCGGTCAGTGA
- a CDS encoding DapH/DapD/GlmU-related protein, which produces MSPSELKMKVVRLQGVLWRAWARLLGVKLGHDVEIVGRPYFRLARGSSILIGDGVKLFGSKTVNPLVSARTSLWAITPGARIQLDAGVGCSGACLCAAQELVIGEGTILGADCLIIDNDFHLPGQGWSWGFNPLETSKPVRIGRGCFIGARAIVLKGVTIGDGAVVGAGAVVTSDIPAGHVATGNPATSRPLAGRWLRPGLAPES; this is translated from the coding sequence ATGAGCCCCAGTGAACTGAAGATGAAAGTCGTCCGTCTACAAGGCGTGCTTTGGCGGGCCTGGGCGCGACTGCTTGGCGTGAAGCTGGGGCACGATGTCGAGATTGTGGGCCGACCCTACTTCCGGCTGGCCCGAGGGTCGTCGATTCTCATTGGCGACGGGGTGAAGCTCTTTGGCAGCAAGACCGTAAACCCCTTGGTGAGTGCCAGGACCTCGCTGTGGGCGATCACCCCCGGCGCCCGTATCCAACTGGACGCGGGTGTCGGTTGCAGTGGAGCCTGTCTCTGCGCGGCACAGGAATTGGTGATCGGGGAGGGGACCATCCTCGGAGCTGACTGCCTCATCATCGACAATGATTTTCACCTACCGGGGCAGGGTTGGAGCTGGGGCTTCAATCCGCTGGAAACCTCCAAGCCTGTCCGGATCGGCCGCGGATGCTTCATCGGGGCACGGGCCATCGTCTTGAAAGGCGTGACGATCGGTGATGGCGCGGTGGTGGGCGCGGGAGCCGTGGTCACTTCCGATATCCCGGCAGGACATGTCGCCACCGGAAACCCCGCCACCAGCCGGCCGCTCGCCGGCCGCTGGCTTCGTCCTGGCTTGGCACCCGAATCGTGA
- a CDS encoding lipopolysaccharide biosynthesis protein yields the protein MIRSLPSKLRQLIGTPGRLTAVSGYFALFTAMAVGLLSVPLAFRFMGEDEFGLWNVLGQTLGLILLIDFGVSSAASRILAEPLQSRDQDEIDSWWTVLVTVLAAQGAAMLLIGLICESIILASFSIPAHLHDDAVMLWRALILASALKNPFQGLTGVLFCQNRLYHMHLANVLQGLTNFAIFYFFLRMGWGVKAYVGAVAISLVVTVAYWYFSVRAGGQRFHLRPKLFSKEKLKALYGFSGSIFILSMAAQIAFASQSMIVASVLGVAAVSAFAVSVKSFTVLSQLLTRTVDAKTPRWLMLHLEGRNGDIVAECRRLLRWFIPVAFFCGIGLLVFNRSFVGIYVSPDMHVGRLFDLLLAVTLLVQQLTKPFFFVFTMARRTWGLAMVSVLDAGLQISLAALFVRWWGPSGILAGCLVGTLLTSVPFIFWNAPVLLHHRRRDVYGGIIRDLAAGAVAGTVVWFLLPTFRADTGWFPQPMEWSATIAIALLAAWGFQRLISTGLIRFGTH from the coding sequence ATGATCCGTTCGCTTCCCAGTAAGCTCCGCCAGTTGATCGGCACGCCCGGCCGCTTGACCGCCGTCAGCGGCTACTTCGCCCTGTTCACGGCGATGGCTGTCGGCCTTCTGTCGGTGCCCTTGGCGTTCCGTTTCATGGGGGAAGACGAGTTCGGCCTTTGGAATGTCCTTGGCCAAACGCTGGGTCTGATCCTGTTGATCGATTTCGGAGTTTCGTCTGCCGCAAGCCGGATCCTGGCCGAGCCGCTCCAGTCCCGCGATCAGGACGAGATCGACTCGTGGTGGACCGTCCTCGTGACAGTCCTTGCCGCCCAAGGTGCCGCGATGCTTCTCATCGGACTGATTTGCGAGTCTATTATCCTGGCGAGCTTTTCGATCCCCGCACACTTGCATGACGATGCCGTGATGCTGTGGCGGGCCTTGATCCTCGCGAGCGCGCTGAAGAACCCCTTCCAAGGCCTCACCGGAGTCCTGTTTTGCCAGAATCGCCTGTATCACATGCATCTGGCCAACGTCCTGCAGGGTCTAACAAACTTCGCGATCTTCTACTTCTTCCTCAGGATGGGCTGGGGCGTGAAAGCCTACGTCGGCGCGGTAGCCATCTCCCTCGTGGTGACGGTCGCCTATTGGTATTTCTCGGTTCGTGCGGGTGGCCAACGATTCCATCTCCGCCCCAAGCTATTCTCGAAGGAAAAGCTCAAGGCGCTCTACGGCTTCAGCGGTAGCATTTTCATTCTCTCGATGGCGGCCCAGATTGCCTTTGCGTCGCAGTCGATGATCGTCGCCTCCGTTCTGGGTGTAGCCGCGGTATCCGCTTTCGCGGTGAGCGTGAAGTCGTTCACGGTCCTGAGCCAGCTTCTCACCCGCACGGTGGATGCGAAGACGCCGCGCTGGCTCATGCTTCACTTGGAGGGACGGAACGGGGACATCGTGGCCGAGTGCCGCCGCCTGTTGCGCTGGTTCATCCCCGTGGCATTCTTCTGCGGGATCGGGCTCCTTGTGTTCAACCGCTCCTTTGTCGGCATCTACGTCTCGCCGGATATGCACGTGGGTCGGCTTTTCGATCTTCTGCTTGCGGTCACCTTGCTCGTCCAACAATTGACCAAGCCATTCTTCTTCGTCTTTACCATGGCTCGGCGGACTTGGGGACTGGCGATGGTCAGTGTCCTGGATGCGGGTTTGCAGATCTCGCTGGCCGCTCTCTTCGTCCGCTGGTGGGGACCATCCGGTATCCTGGCAGGGTGCTTGGTCGGAACCTTGCTGACTTCGGTTCCTTTCATCTTCTGGAATGCCCCGGTCCTGCTCCATCACCGGCGCCGCGACGTCTATGGAGGTATCATCCGCGATCTTGCTGCGGGCGCTGTTGCAGGGACTGTGGTTTGGTTCCTCCTTCCCACTTTTAGGGCCGATACCGGGTGGTTTCCCCAGCCGATGGAATGGTCGGCCACGATCGCGATCGCCCTGCTCGCCGCGTGGGGCTTCCAGCGGTTGATCTCCACCGGCTTGATCCGTTTCGGCACCCATTGA
- a CDS encoding FkbM family methyltransferase has translation MTSTSEPSSPGLAKRAVIHFKRAQSAFRNLGLVDTADFIIKSKFAPPKKDFVLNSRHAAFPLKCRAGSSDLDVFRQIYVHREYRCLDHIAPPSLIVDCGANVGFSAVYFLTRYPKAKLLAIEPDAGNHACLVENLKPFAARSESILAAVWPSSKEELVFAHFRDGREWSRSVREPEQGETGTVLAIDIPGIMARAGVERIPLLKIDIEGAEGPLFAENSEAWLGKVDNLVVELHGEECTRIFHEAIAPYNFEVSECEELTVCTRR, from the coding sequence ATGACAAGCACCAGCGAACCCTCTTCTCCCGGCTTGGCCAAACGCGCTGTCATTCACTTCAAGCGCGCCCAAAGCGCATTCCGGAACTTGGGATTGGTGGATACGGCAGACTTCATCATCAAATCGAAGTTTGCTCCTCCGAAGAAGGATTTCGTTCTGAACAGCCGCCATGCCGCGTTCCCCCTCAAGTGTCGTGCAGGATCCAGCGACTTGGACGTTTTCCGCCAGATCTACGTTCATCGGGAATACCGTTGCCTCGATCATATCGCGCCGCCCTCCCTCATTGTGGACTGCGGGGCAAATGTCGGCTTCTCGGCGGTGTACTTCCTGACGCGCTACCCGAAAGCCAAGCTACTCGCGATTGAGCCCGACGCCGGAAACCACGCGTGCCTGGTCGAAAACCTGAAACCTTTCGCCGCTCGCTCCGAATCGATTTTGGCCGCTGTGTGGCCGAGCTCGAAAGAAGAGCTGGTTTTCGCTCACTTCCGCGACGGCCGCGAATGGTCGCGCAGTGTCCGGGAACCCGAGCAAGGTGAAACGGGCACTGTTCTGGCAATCGATATCCCCGGCATCATGGCTCGTGCGGGTGTGGAGCGGATTCCGCTTTTGAAGATTGATATCGAAGGCGCCGAGGGCCCGCTCTTTGCGGAGAACAGCGAAGCTTGGCTGGGGAAGGTGGACAACCTGGTGGTGGAACTCCACGGCGAGGAATGCACCCGAATCTTCCACGAGGCGATCGCGCCCTACAACTTCGAGGTCTCCGAATGCGAGGAGCTGACGGTTTGCACCCGCCGATAA
- a CDS encoding glycosyltransferase family 4 protein, protein MSGRPRIALCLEYSLGLRGGVSVIVEEVVAGLSNEFEFILASPDEPAALAAHPVSSHLAGHLPLSFDDLSTSDLPRCLHESGVRMAHFHAGGAYGWGNCWPVASLPERCSREGVTCLWTDHLVIDTFNGYLGGSRPLPVRMAAFPFAWAGKLRQMRAVACEVAVSEHDRTLLAARYFPLSSRLRRLYHSRLNESEPASSEIRRQEILNVGHIAFRKGQHILAAAFASIAAECPGWSLVLAGHDAGDGCWQEIERIIAAARLEGRIHLLGAVDDVAALQRRAAIYVQPSIHEALGLALQEAIFRGCPAVGTRAGGIPEVIDEGVTGLLVPPSDPVAMAAALQKLIAQPELREKFSAAGRASIIAKKMTRQGMLDSHRALYREFTTA, encoded by the coding sequence ATGTCCGGTCGCCCTCGGATTGCCCTTTGCTTGGAGTATTCCCTCGGCCTTCGTGGCGGAGTAAGCGTGATCGTGGAGGAAGTGGTGGCAGGACTCTCGAACGAATTCGAATTCATCCTCGCGAGCCCTGATGAACCGGCGGCACTCGCGGCTCATCCGGTTTCATCGCATTTGGCGGGCCATCTGCCCTTGTCCTTTGATGATCTCTCCACCAGTGATCTTCCCCGGTGTCTGCATGAGTCAGGAGTCCGCATGGCTCACTTTCATGCCGGCGGCGCCTATGGCTGGGGAAACTGCTGGCCGGTGGCGTCTCTTCCCGAGCGCTGCTCCCGAGAGGGGGTGACCTGTCTTTGGACCGATCATCTCGTGATCGACACCTTTAATGGATACCTCGGCGGCTCTCGGCCCCTGCCGGTGCGCATGGCCGCCTTTCCTTTCGCGTGGGCGGGGAAGCTCCGGCAGATGCGTGCCGTGGCCTGTGAAGTCGCCGTGTCAGAGCATGATCGGACGCTCCTTGCCGCACGCTACTTCCCCCTCTCGTCCCGGCTGCGCCGCCTCTACCATTCGCGGCTTAATGAGTCCGAGCCCGCGTCCAGCGAGATTCGCCGCCAGGAGATCCTCAATGTCGGGCACATCGCTTTCCGGAAGGGTCAGCACATCCTTGCAGCCGCCTTTGCATCGATCGCGGCGGAGTGTCCGGGTTGGTCGCTCGTGCTTGCCGGTCACGATGCCGGTGACGGCTGCTGGCAGGAGATCGAACGAATCATTGCCGCGGCTCGTCTGGAGGGTCGGATCCACCTGTTAGGTGCGGTCGATGATGTGGCGGCCTTGCAGCGCAGGGCGGCCATCTACGTCCAACCCTCCATTCACGAAGCTCTGGGCCTCGCCCTTCAAGAAGCAATCTTCCGCGGCTGCCCTGCTGTCGGGACTCGCGCAGGAGGGATTCCTGAAGTGATCGATGAGGGAGTCACCGGATTGTTGGTGCCGCCCTCCGATCCCGTTGCCATGGCTGCCGCCTTGCAAAAGTTGATTGCCCAACCCGAACTCCGCGAAAAATTCTCCGCTGCGGGCCGTGCTTCGATCATTGCCAAGAAGATGACCCGCCAAGGCATGCTCGATTCCCATCGCGCCCTCTATCGCGAGTTCACGACAGCCTGA
- a CDS encoding glycosyltransferase family 4 protein: MGTGDKTKVLILADSPLPALRQGAMGRGAGQGATWLPPLANAFAKHGDLDITWAALGEPGTEAADEKRENQRFIIRPHIKAARDTLLGYALARHRLRKIVAEVQPQVVHCWGSERFYPSVLRGLDVPSVFSIQGNLTHYAEIGGLTDIWFWRRQWRYEGRWVPDAAVLACESPWSRELALHYWPGSDVRVIEWGVHPSFYEVDWQPQFDRPYFLFSGGLEWRKGLDLLFDALALSPDRKWTLKLAGEGPLREELEARQLPGVEWLGNLKWDELKREMSGALALIMPTRADTGPSVVKEARVMGLPVLGSTNGGLRDYIVHGVNGLHIDPLTPGQIAAAMQEVATASPDRLRDLGKQRLASDRTYFHPERAASAFRDLYLELVGK, encoded by the coding sequence ATGGGAACCGGAGATAAGACGAAGGTCTTGATCCTCGCCGATTCACCGCTTCCTGCCTTGCGCCAGGGAGCGATGGGGCGCGGGGCAGGGCAGGGGGCCACTTGGCTTCCTCCTTTGGCAAATGCTTTCGCGAAGCACGGTGACCTCGATATCACATGGGCCGCTCTCGGCGAGCCTGGCACCGAGGCGGCCGATGAAAAGCGGGAGAACCAACGCTTCATCATCCGTCCCCATATCAAAGCTGCTCGCGATACCTTGCTCGGTTATGCCCTAGCGCGTCACCGTCTGAGGAAGATCGTCGCGGAGGTCCAGCCCCAGGTGGTTCACTGCTGGGGCTCGGAGCGTTTCTATCCATCGGTCTTGCGCGGGCTGGATGTGCCATCCGTGTTTTCCATCCAGGGAAACCTGACTCACTATGCGGAGATCGGCGGCCTGACGGATATCTGGTTCTGGCGCCGCCAGTGGCGTTACGAGGGCAGGTGGGTTCCGGATGCCGCGGTTCTCGCCTGCGAATCACCGTGGTCCCGAGAGCTTGCCCTGCACTATTGGCCCGGCAGCGATGTGCGCGTGATTGAGTGGGGCGTTCATCCTTCCTTCTATGAGGTCGATTGGCAGCCGCAGTTTGATCGGCCCTACTTTCTCTTCTCCGGTGGCTTGGAATGGCGCAAGGGCTTGGACCTTCTCTTTGATGCGCTCGCCCTGAGCCCCGATCGTAAGTGGACGCTGAAGCTCGCGGGTGAAGGACCGCTGCGAGAGGAACTCGAAGCCCGGCAGCTTCCCGGCGTGGAATGGCTCGGCAACCTCAAATGGGACGAACTCAAGCGCGAGATGTCAGGCGCGCTGGCTTTGATCATGCCGACCCGTGCCGATACCGGACCTTCGGTCGTCAAGGAAGCGAGGGTCATGGGCCTGCCGGTGCTCGGCTCCACGAATGGCGGACTCCGCGACTACATCGTTCACGGCGTAAACGGCCTGCATATCGATCCTCTGACTCCCGGGCAGATCGCCGCCGCCATGCAAGAAGTCGCCACGGCTTCTCCCGATCGATTGAGGGACCTCGGGAAGCAACGCTTGGCCTCGGATCGGACCTACTTCCATCCCGAGCGGGCTGCGTCGGCATTCCGTGACCTCTATCTCGAACTCGTTGGCAAGTGA